A stretch of the Malus sylvestris chromosome 10, drMalSylv7.2, whole genome shotgun sequence genome encodes the following:
- the LOC126586817 gene encoding dirigent protein 22-like: MEKVGSIIFLNHLFIICLAAPLMVQSTIENPRENIDQWFQNLPHAKQKLTRLHFYFHDVVLGPHPTVVAVANASHTFTSPTFFGRVNIFDNPLTQGPEPGSKLVGRAQGLYGFTSQEEVSLLMAMNFVFRSWKHNGSSLTVLGRNPVGQLVRELPIVGGTGVFRLARGFVLAKTYFFNASVATVEYNVAVLHY; the protein is encoded by the coding sequence ATGGAAAAGGTCGGTTCAATAATATTTCTCAACCATTTGTTCATAATATGCCTGGCCGCGCCATTAATGGTACAGAGCACCATTGAAAACCCTAGGGAGAACATTGACCAATGGTTCCAAAACCTCCCCCATGCAAAACAGAAGCTGACCAGGCTGCATTTCTACTTCCACGACGTCGTTCTCGGCCCACACCCAACCGTAGTGGCGGTGGCCAACGCATCCCATACCTTCACATCACCCACCTTCTTCGGCCGAGTCAACATCTTCGACAACCCCTTGACCCAGGGACCCGAACCCGGTTCCAAGCTCGTGGGTCGGGCGCAAGGGCTATATGGGTTTACCTCACAGGAGGAAGTGAGCCTGCTTATGGCTATGAACTTTGTTTTCAGGAGTTGGAAGCACAACGGCAGCAGCCTCACCGTTTTGGGGAGGAACCCGGTTGGGCAGTTGGTTAGAGAGTTGCCCATCGTCGGCGGAACCGGTGTTTTTCGGTTGGCACGCGGATTTGTGTTGGCCAAGACTTATTTCTTTAATGCTAGTGTTGCCACTGTTGAATATAATGTTGCAGTTTTGCATTATTGA